TGGTGCTCGGCGCCGGCATCGTCAGCATGCATTTCACCGGCATGGCGGCGCTGACCCTGGTGCTGCCCGTCGGCAATCTACCGACGCTGCCCGGCGAGAACAATCATCTGCAACTCGGGCTGACCGTGGCGATCATCACGTTGCTGATCATCGGCAGTTGCATCAGCGCGGCGCTGGCCGACAAGAAACTGCAAAACAAGGAATTCGACCTGCGCCGGGTCAACGCCCTGCTCAGCCAACTCGATCAGGCGCGCGTGTCGTTGCAACAAGTGGCCAATTACGACGCCCTGACCAACCTGCTCAACCGTCGCGGCTTCAACCACATCTTTGCCGAGAAACTCAACGAGAAAACCCAGGACGGCGGTTGGCTCGCGGTAATTTTCCTCGACATCGACCACTTCAAACGCATCAACGACAGCCTCGGCCACGACGCCGGTGACGCGCTGCTCAAAGTCCTCGCCCAGCACATCAAGGGCTCGGTGCGCAGCCATGAAGACGTGGTCGCGCGGTTTGGTGGCGACGAGTTCTGCCTGCTCATCAGCCTGCGTGATCGCGAGGAAGCGCGGCACATGGCCCAGCGCATCATGCTGAAAATGAAGGAGCCAATCGAGCTGTCGGGGCGGCGGATGGTGATGACCACCAGCATTGGTATCAGCCTGTTTCCCGAGGACGGCAAGACCTGCGAAGAACTGCTGAAAAACGCCGATCTGGCGCTCTATCAATCCAAGGGCAGCGGTCGCAACAGCCTGCATTTCTTCAGCCCCAACCTGCGGACCCGGGCAACGATGGAGCTGCAACTGGAAGAGGAATTGCGCCACGCCTTGCGCGAAGATTCTGGGTTGCTGCTGTATTACCAACCGATCTACGACCTGAAAAACGCCAAGGTCACCAAACTTGAAGCGCTGGTGCGCTGGCAACATCCGATTCACGGACTGTTGGCGCCGGACCGTTTTATCGCCATCGCCGAGACCAATGGCTTGATCGCCGAACTGGACAATTGGGTGCTGCGCAGGGCCTGCGCGGACTTGGGCGAATTGTCCCGGCATGGCTGCGAGGAGTTGAAGATCGCGGTCAACTGCTCACCGCTGAACCTGACGCGCGAAGAGCTGGCCAATGAAATCGAACAGATCCTCCACGTCACAGGCGTGGCCCCCGAGCGCCTTGAACTGGAGGTCACGGAAAATGCGCTGATGGGCAATATCGCCAGCAGTCTGGTGCTGCTGCGGCAGATCCGTGCACTCGGGGTGTCGTTGTCGATCGACGACTTTGGCACTGGTTATTCATCGCTCGCCTACCTCAAGCGACTGCCGCTGAACACGCTGAAAATCGATCGCTCGTTTATTCAGGACATCCCTAAGGCAACCCAGGACATGGAGATCGTCCAGGCGATCATCGTCATGGCGCACACCCTGCATTTGCAGGTGGTCACCGAAGGCGTCGAGACGCTGGAGCAATACCAGTTTCTCGAACGCCACGGCTGTGACTTCGTCCAGGGTTACCTGTTGAGTCGCCCGGTGCCGCTGGAGGAAATCCGTTCGGTTCTCGACGAAATCAACCGGCGCCAGCACGCGCACATGGTCACTGCGCTGAATCTGGCGCGCGGTACAACTGCACTAGCGTCGACGGATCCTTTTCCAAAAAGCCCTGGCCCCCATGCAGGCGCATCAGTTGTGCGGCCAATCCGCTGATCGGCGTGGCCGAGCCTTGCTCGCGAGAAAATTTAACCGCTGTGTCGAGATCCTTGAGCAAGGTACGCACGTGCCATTTCACCGGTTCGAAACGGCTCTCGGCCATTTGCGGGGCGAGGATCTGCAGCGGTCGGGAATCGGCAAAGCCACCGGCCAGCGCTTCGGCGATGAGGCTGGCATCGACGCCCGAACGCTCGGCCAGCGCCACCACCTCAGCAATCACCAGCGCATTGCAGGCAACGATCATTTGATTGCAGGCCTTGGTCACCTGACCGGCGCCGACGTCGCCCATGTGCGTGACGCGTTGGCCGAGGGTGAGCAATACCGGCCTGACCCGTTCAAGGTCCGCCGCCGCGCCGCCGACCATGATCGCCAGGCTGCCCGCCTCGGCGCCGACCACGCCACCGGAAACCGGCGCGTCGAGCCAGCGCATGCCGGTCTGGCTGAACAGCGCAGCGGACATTTCCCGGGTGGCGGTCGGTTCAAGGCTGGAAAAATCCACCAGTAACTGAGGACTTTTCCCACCTTCAGCGACGCCGTTCGGGCCGAACACCACTTCGCGCACCACCGCCGTGTCCGCCAGGCACAGCATCACCACGTCGGCGTGCGCGCACAGCTCAGCCGGTGTCGCGACCTGCCGTGCGCCCGCTGCCACCAGCTGCGCGCATTTGGCCGGGTTGCGATTCCACACCGTCAGCGAATAGCCCGCCGCCAATAAACGCTGGCACATCGGCAGGCCCATCAAGCCGATTCCGGCGAACCCGAGCGAAGGTAAAGTGGCAGCCATCTGTGGCTCCTTTTTATTGTTTTGCCCAACATTCAGAAACAATTAATCAGCCGTTAGCAGGCTCACTAAACTGTTCCCGTTACGTTTACGTCACCCTCGCCAAGAGCCTTCTGTGGCCTTTCTCCACGGCAAGGTGCCATCACGCTACTCGGCTACACACTTTTAGTCGGCCGAGAGGCGCACTGGTTTGGTGCGAGCGTTCAACCGTTCGCCCTTTCCTGGATCAGAATCCACGGCGAAACCACCACTGCCCACAGCTCTGGATCGCGCTCGAAGAGATCCAGCGCCCGCGTTTCAGAGAGCTTGGCGAGGCTGTCGTCAGCCAGCCAGGCAGCGACTTTCTCGCCGTCATCGGTGGCCACGGCCTCGGCGGCAGCGATCAAATCCAGGCTCGGGTCGACCCACAATAGGGCACCCTTGGCGAAGAACGGTTCGAGTTCTTTCCACGTAATAGATGCGGTCTCACCAAGCAGCTTGGCATAGAGGGTGCTAGGTTCTTCAGTCATGGGCCCTGTCCGGAAAAGAAATCGACGCGAATGATAACGTCGGTAGTCCGGCAGACAAACCCGGATGCAATTGATTGACCGAATGAAAAGTGCAGGAAAGCCAAGGATTGCTGGATATCAGCCTGAACCCCCGCCGCGATTCTGTATTTTTCTTTCAAAAAAGCGACACCCTCAGGATTTGCCCCATGGCGCCAGCTTCCCAGGCTGACAATCGGCGCTCTACACTGTACCGGTACAGTTGCCGGGGGCATTTTCCGGAGGATATCGAAGATATCTGACCCGGTTCTGCTGCTACGGCGCCAGGACTATAAAAACTACAACAGTAAGAGTGGAGCACTATGACTAAGGCTACTAAGCAGATTTCCAAACTGTTTGCCGCTATGGTTCTGGCCGGGGTTGCCAGCCATTCGTTCGCAGCTGACACCATCAAAATCGGTATTGCCGGCCCTAAAACCGGCCCTGTTGCCCAATACGGCGACATGCAGTTCAGTGGCGCAAGAATGGCCATCGAGCAGATCAACGCCAAGGGCGGCGTCGACGGCAAGAAGCTCGAAGCTGTTGAATACGACGATGCCTGTGATCCGAAACAAGCGGTAGCGGTCGCCAACAAAGTCGTCAACGACGGCGTCAAGTTCGTGGTCGGTCACCTGTGCTCCAGCTCCACTCAACCGGCTTCGGACATCTACGAAGACGAAGGCGTGATCATGATCACTCCGGCTGCTACCAGCCCGGACATCACTTCCCGTGGTTACAAAATGATCTTCCGTACTATCGGTCTGGACAGCGCCCAGGGCCCTGCCGCCGGTAACTACATCGCTGATCACGTCAAACCGAAAATCGTTGCTGTGTTGCACGACAAACAGCAATACGGTGAAGGCATCGCTACCGCGGTCAAACAGACTCTCGAGAAGAAAGGCACCAAGGTTGCCGTGTTCGAAGGCATCAATGCCGGCGACAAAGACTTCTCCTCGATGATCGCCAAACTCAAGCAAGCCAACGTCGACTTCGTTTACTACGGCGGCTACCACCCGGAGCTGGGCCTGATCCTGCGTCAAGCACAGGAAAAAGGCCTGAAAGCCAAGTTCATGGGTCCGGAAGGCGTGGGTAACGACTCGATTTCGCAGATCGCCAAAGACGCTTCCGAAGGTCTGCTGGTAACCCTGCCGAAATCCTTCGACCAGGATCCGGCCAACATCGCCCTGGCTGATGCGTTCAAAGCGAAGAAAGAAGACCCAAGCGGTCCGTTCGTGTTCCCGTCCTACTCGGCTGTTGAAGTCATCGCCGGCGCCATCACTACCGCCAAAAGCGAAGACACCGCGAAAGTGGCTGAAGCCATCCACGCCGGTACCTTCAAGACCCCGACTGGCGACCTGAGCTTCGACGCGAAAGGCGACCTGAAGGACTTCAAATTTGTGGTTTACGAGTGGCACTTCGGCAAACCAAAAACTGAAGCTTCGCCTCAGTAAGGCCTTGCCTGACTGACTGCCCACAAAGCCCACGGCGTGCCGTGGGCTTTGTTTTACGAACGTATTGGGCCGCGCTGGCGTGATCCGCCAGTCTCCCCACCTGAAAATCTCAAAACCGTCATCAGCGGTTCGCTGGCAAACCTCGATTTCGAAGTGGATGCAGATCCACGGGGCTCGAGCGGGAAAATGACTCCACCAGTGAAATGCGTATCAGGTTTTTAGGAGCGCTGTAATGCCTGACATCTATCACTTCTTCCAGCAGCTGGTTAACGGCCTGACCGTCGGCAGCACGTATGCCTTGATCGCCATCGGCTATACGATGGTCTACGGCATCATTGGAATGATCAACTTCGCCCACGGCGAGGTGTACATGATCGGTTCCTACGTGGCGTTCATCGCCATCGCCGGGCTGGCCATGATGGGACTCGACAGTGTCCCGCTCTTGATGACCG
The window above is part of the Pseudomonas prosekii genome. Proteins encoded here:
- a CDS encoding NAD(P)-dependent oxidoreductase; this translates as MAATLPSLGFAGIGLMGLPMCQRLLAAGYSLTVWNRNPAKCAQLVAAGARQVATPAELCAHADVVMLCLADTAVVREVVFGPNGVAEGGKSPQLLVDFSSLEPTATREMSAALFSQTGMRWLDAPVSGGVVGAEAGSLAIMVGGAAADLERVRPVLLTLGQRVTHMGDVGAGQVTKACNQMIVACNALVIAEVVALAERSGVDASLIAEALAGGFADSRPLQILAPQMAESRFEPVKWHVRTLLKDLDTAVKFSREQGSATPISGLAAQLMRLHGGQGFLEKDPSTLVQLYRAPDSAQ
- a CDS encoding branched-chain amino acid ABC transporter substrate-binding protein — protein: MTKATKQISKLFAAMVLAGVASHSFAADTIKIGIAGPKTGPVAQYGDMQFSGARMAIEQINAKGGVDGKKLEAVEYDDACDPKQAVAVANKVVNDGVKFVVGHLCSSSTQPASDIYEDEGVIMITPAATSPDITSRGYKMIFRTIGLDSAQGPAAGNYIADHVKPKIVAVLHDKQQYGEGIATAVKQTLEKKGTKVAVFEGINAGDKDFSSMIAKLKQANVDFVYYGGYHPELGLILRQAQEKGLKAKFMGPEGVGNDSISQIAKDASEGLLVTLPKSFDQDPANIALADAFKAKKEDPSGPFVFPSYSAVEVIAGAITTAKSEDTAKVAEAIHAGTFKTPTGDLSFDAKGDLKDFKFVVYEWHFGKPKTEASPQ
- a CDS encoding putative bifunctional diguanylate cyclase/phosphodiesterase; amino-acid sequence: MEWLGLQFLTELPERGQVILDCTHNPFLVLLAYVVACAAGFATLDMTERVGHVEKPGSQRLWRWVGAGCLAGGIWAMHFISMLAFQVPIEVNYQLPITLLSLVFALTASWLAMHTLSHPHVTFWQLVRAAVWIGLGIATMHYIGMAAMRSAATPYYDPTLFVLSIVIAIGASLAALLISSHLRDGSGMFHQLLKYTASLVLGAGIVSMHFTGMAALTLVLPVGNLPTLPGENNHLQLGLTVAIITLLIIGSCISAALADKKLQNKEFDLRRVNALLSQLDQARVSLQQVANYDALTNLLNRRGFNHIFAEKLNEKTQDGGWLAVIFLDIDHFKRINDSLGHDAGDALLKVLAQHIKGSVRSHEDVVARFGGDEFCLLISLRDREEARHMAQRIMLKMKEPIELSGRRMVMTTSIGISLFPEDGKTCEELLKNADLALYQSKGSGRNSLHFFSPNLRTRATMELQLEEELRHALREDSGLLLYYQPIYDLKNAKVTKLEALVRWQHPIHGLLAPDRFIAIAETNGLIAELDNWVLRRACADLGELSRHGCEELKIAVNCSPLNLTREELANEIEQILHVTGVAPERLELEVTENALMGNIASSLVLLRQIRALGVSLSIDDFGTGYSSLAYLKRLPLNTLKIDRSFIQDIPKATQDMEIVQAIIVMAHTLHLQVVTEGVETLEQYQFLERHGCDFVQGYLLSRPVPLEEIRSVLDEINRRQHAHMVTALNLARGTTALASTDPFPKSPGPHAGASVVRPIR
- a CDS encoding DUF2288 domain-containing protein yields the protein MTEEPSTLYAKLLGETASITWKELEPFFAKGALLWVDPSLDLIAAAEAVATDDGEKVAAWLADDSLAKLSETRALDLFERDPELWAVVVSPWILIQERANG